A genomic window from Leptolyngbya sp. BL0902 includes:
- a CDS encoding adenosine-specific kinase, giving the protein MELKTVTVTLPEGSNVILGQTHFIKTIEDLYEIMVGTSAQVKFGIAFCEASGPCLIRTAGNDDDLLAAAVQNAQAIGAGHSFIILLRDAFPINFLNAIKQCPEVCQIYCATANPLEVIVAESAQGRGILGVIDGFSPKGVEGPADIQARQGFLRQIGYKL; this is encoded by the coding sequence ATGGAATTGAAGACCGTTACGGTGACTCTGCCGGAGGGCAGCAACGTCATTTTGGGGCAAACCCACTTCATCAAAACCATTGAGGATCTCTACGAAATCATGGTGGGCACCTCGGCCCAGGTGAAGTTTGGCATCGCCTTTTGCGAAGCCTCTGGCCCCTGTCTAATTCGCACCGCAGGCAATGACGATGATCTCCTTGCCGCTGCCGTCCAAAATGCCCAGGCCATTGGCGCGGGCCACAGTTTTATCATTCTGCTGCGGGACGCCTTCCCCATCAACTTCCTCAACGCCATTAAACAATGCCCGGAGGTGTGCCAAATCTACTGCGCCACCGCCAATCCGCTAGAAGTAATCGTGGCGGAATCGGCCCAGGGGCGGGGCATTTTGGGCGTGATTGACGGCTTCTCCCCCAAGGGCGTGGAAGGGCCAGCGGATATCCAGGCTCGTCAAGGGTTTCTGCGCCAAATTGGCTACAAGCTGTAG
- a CDS encoding helix-turn-helix domain-containing protein, which produces MASDDASSVAGQTSLSDRELQIVELVAAGLTNQEISEKLEISKRTVDNHISNILTKTATGNRVELFRWALQSGKVCVDEVNCCVLPEWPTSDAKA; this is translated from the coding sequence ATGGCGAGCGACGATGCATCTTCCGTAGCTGGGCAGACTAGTCTCTCGGATCGAGAGTTGCAAATCGTGGAGCTGGTGGCCGCTGGGCTGACCAACCAAGAGATTTCGGAAAAGCTCGAAATTAGCAAGCGCACTGTGGATAACCACATCAGCAATATTTTGACCAAAACCGCCACGGGCAACCGTGTAGAGCTGTTCCGCTGGGCCTTGCAGTCGGGCAAGGTGTGTGTGGATGAGGTGAACTGCTGCGTCCTGCCCGAATGGCCCACTAGCGACGCCAAAGCCTAG
- the larB gene encoding nickel pincer cofactor biosynthesis protein LarB: MTQPEALRTLLDAVAQGKIDPDAALDQLKYLEFEPIDDFAKVDHHRTLRTGFPEVIWGPGKTVDQIVRIMRSLQAQNPVVMATRIEAEVYEHIRQQLPEAMYYPMARICALVPLNLTPHRPGTLGVLTAGTADLPVAEEAAVTAELSGFRVVRLWDVGVAGLHRLLRHQHIVREMDVLIVVAGMEGALPSVVAGLADCPIVAVPTSIGYGASFQGLSALLTMLNSCAVGIGVVNIDNGFGAAMLAGQILRTGAKLSHISNP, encoded by the coding sequence GTGACCCAGCCCGAAGCCCTGCGTACCCTGCTAGATGCCGTTGCCCAAGGAAAAATCGACCCCGATGCCGCCCTCGATCAACTGAAATACCTCGAATTTGAGCCCATCGACGACTTTGCCAAGGTCGATCATCACCGCACCCTGCGGACGGGCTTCCCGGAGGTGATTTGGGGGCCAGGAAAAACCGTGGATCAGATTGTGCGGATTATGCGGAGTTTGCAGGCCCAAAATCCCGTAGTGATGGCCACCCGCATTGAGGCGGAGGTCTACGAGCACATCCGTCAGCAGTTGCCTGAGGCAATGTACTACCCGATGGCCCGCATTTGCGCCCTGGTGCCCCTCAACCTCACCCCTCACCGACCGGGCACCCTGGGCGTCCTCACCGCTGGCACCGCCGACCTACCCGTGGCCGAAGAAGCGGCAGTAACGGCAGAACTGTCCGGCTTTCGCGTCGTGCGGCTGTGGGATGTAGGGGTGGCAGGGCTGCATCGCCTATTGCGCCATCAGCATATTGTGCGAGAGATGGATGTGCTGATTGTGGTGGCCGGGATGGAGGGCGCGTTGCCCAGCGTGGTGGCGGGTTTGGCCGATTGCCCCATTGTGGCAGTGCCCACCAGCATCGGCTATGGGGCCAGTTTTCAAGGACTGTCGGCCCTGCTGACCATGCTCAACTCCTGCGCCGTAGGCATTGGCGTCGTCAATATCGATAACGGCTTTGGCGCGGCGATGCTGGCAGGGCAAATTTTGCGAACTGGGGCTAAGCTCAGCCATATTTCCAACCCCTAG
- a CDS encoding VUT family protein yields the protein MMRNSLINAAIYILATLAANYTAAWFIPLPIFGQVAVGTFVFGLTFTQRDRLHDAGRGWVYGTIAAAALANVVMSALLGVPFRIILASFIAIVLAETADTEVYQKLLRYPWLVRVAGSNAVSVPLDTLLFTLIAFGGVLSRAEMVALLFGEIVVKYVIGAVVALWKEGKWIWQET from the coding sequence ATGATGCGTAACTCCCTCATCAACGCGGCCATCTACATTCTGGCGACCCTGGCAGCTAACTATACGGCGGCTTGGTTTATCCCGCTGCCGATTTTTGGCCAGGTGGCGGTGGGTACCTTTGTCTTTGGGCTCACCTTCACCCAACGGGATCGCCTCCACGATGCCGGACGGGGTTGGGTCTATGGCACCATTGCCGCTGCCGCCTTGGCCAACGTGGTGATGAGTGCGCTGCTGGGTGTGCCCTTTCGGATTATTTTGGCCAGTTTTATCGCCATCGTGTTGGCCGAAACCGCCGATACCGAGGTCTACCAAAAGCTGCTGCGCTATCCCTGGCTGGTGCGGGTGGCGGGAAGTAATGCCGTCTCGGTGCCCTTGGATACCCTGCTGTTTACGCTGATTGCCTTTGGTGGGGTGCTGTCGCGGGCGGAAATGGTGGCCCTGCTGTTTGGGGAGATTGTGGTGAAGTACGTCATTGGGGCAGTGGTGGCGCTGTGGAAAGAGGGTAAGTGGATTTGGCAAGAAACCTAG
- a CDS encoding SAM-dependent methyltransferase — MAHPRPDIAFIPTPSDAVAAMLTLAELTQADRVYDLGCGDGRLLIQAATVYGISGVGIDINPDLLAQARLDAEAAGVGDRLTFRQGNLFEADVRQATVVLIYLLPHLNLRLRPHLLSHLQPGARIVSHQFDMDDWPPETTVKLEPSEEDSVLYRWRIA; from the coding sequence ATGGCCCATCCCCGTCCTGATATTGCCTTTATCCCTACGCCCTCGGATGCCGTGGCGGCGATGCTAACTTTAGCCGAACTCACCCAGGCGGATCGAGTCTACGACCTCGGCTGTGGCGATGGTCGGCTGCTAATTCAGGCGGCGACGGTCTATGGCATCAGCGGCGTGGGCATTGATATCAACCCCGATCTGCTGGCCCAGGCTCGTCTCGATGCTGAGGCGGCGGGGGTGGGGGATCGGCTCACGTTCCGTCAAGGCAATTTGTTTGAAGCCGATGTGCGGCAGGCGACGGTGGTGCTGATTTACTTATTACCCCACCTCAATCTGCGCCTACGGCCCCACCTGCTCAGTCACCTCCAGCCCGGTGCCCGGATTGTTTCCCACCAGTTTGATATGGACGACTGGCCCCCAGAAACAACGGTAAAGCTGGAACCCTCCGAAGAGGATTCCGTGCTGTACCGCTGGCGCATAGCCTAG
- the pyrE gene encoding orotate phosphoribosyltransferase: MTDFSPQYHGPDLAQMETGALRLALLDLICQGAYQEGDFVLTSGQRSTYYINGKLVTLHPQGALMLGRLMLEQVGPEALGVAGLTLGADPMVSAVSLVAMYGGRQLFPLIIRKEAKGHGTKAYIEGVSLPAGSVITVLEDVVTTGQSALKAVERLQAAGYQVDRILALVDRQQGGAELYAERGLAFTALFALPEIQAHWANRNA, from the coding sequence ATGACTGACTTCTCGCCTCAATACCATGGCCCCGACCTTGCCCAGATGGAAACCGGGGCCTTGCGGCTGGCGCTACTCGACCTGATTTGCCAAGGAGCCTACCAGGAGGGAGACTTTGTTCTTACCTCGGGGCAGCGCAGCACCTACTATATCAATGGCAAGCTGGTGACGCTCCATCCTCAGGGGGCGCTGATGCTGGGGCGGCTGATGCTAGAGCAGGTTGGGCCAGAGGCGTTGGGGGTAGCGGGGCTAACCCTGGGAGCGGATCCGATGGTGTCTGCCGTTAGCCTGGTGGCGATGTATGGCGGGCGGCAACTGTTCCCGCTGATCATTCGCAAAGAGGCCAAGGGCCACGGTACCAAAGCCTACATCGAAGGGGTGAGCCTGCCCGCTGGCAGCGTGATTACGGTGCTGGAGGATGTGGTGACGACGGGGCAATCGGCCCTAAAGGCGGTGGAACGGCTCCAGGCGGCGGGCTACCAGGTGGATCGCATCTTGGCGCTGGTGGATCGGCAGCAGGGTGGGGCCGAACTCTACGCCGAGCGAGGGCTGGCCTTTACGGCGCTGTTTGCCCTACCCGAAATCCAGGCTCACTGGGCCAATCGGAACGCCTAG
- the xseB gene encoding exodeoxyribonuclease VII small subunit — MPAKSTVPQPNAWSYEEAVATVEAIVADLESGRLSLADVLTQFEQAVQTLQRCETYLADKRSQVELLIETLED, encoded by the coding sequence ATGCCTGCAAAATCAACTGTTCCCCAACCCAATGCCTGGAGCTACGAAGAGGCTGTGGCCACCGTGGAAGCCATTGTCGCTGATTTAGAATCGGGTCGATTGTCCTTAGCCGACGTGTTAACCCAGTTTGAACAGGCCGTGCAAACCCTGCAACGGTGCGAAACCTACCTGGCAGACAAGCGCTCCCAGGTAGAGTTGCTGATCGAAACCTTAGAGGACTAG
- a CDS encoding DUF4168 domain-containing protein: MALVLALALTLPLSLTAWPGWATAETGTAVLEESSLATPTKTQPDASAVPSETVSRFVNAYLEVVKLIESREASLQSAETDTESRQMQQEIQAEAVALIQSHDLTLQAYWELLGLANSDPEFRERVLAQIEEAGL, encoded by the coding sequence ATGGCGCTGGTCTTGGCGCTGGCCTTGACGTTGCCCCTAAGCTTAACGGCATGGCCGGGATGGGCAACGGCGGAAACAGGGACAGCAGTGTTGGAAGAGTCCAGCCTAGCCACCCCGACCAAAACCCAGCCCGACGCCAGTGCGGTGCCCTCGGAAACGGTGAGCCGTTTTGTTAATGCCTATTTAGAGGTGGTAAAGCTGATTGAATCGCGGGAGGCCAGCCTGCAAAGCGCCGAAACCGATACGGAATCTCGCCAAATGCAGCAGGAAATTCAGGCGGAGGCCGTCGCCCTGATTCAGTCCCACGACCTGACGCTGCAAGCCTACTGGGAACTGCTGGGCTTGGCCAATAGCGACCCCGAATTTCGAGAACGGGTGCTGGCCCAGATCGAAGAAGCTGGCCTGTAA
- a CDS encoding ferritin-like domain-containing protein — protein sequence MTVTYPKKFLNTLSARDVMQRVVMDQEVHYITLNRYRYNEQRSCKDLTDVIESLNGHAPDLIKDLSRHVLEESRHALWLTELLIDLGAEVNTPPGMSYIDEFERLIDQESFKGEHQLEDAIIAALVAINVTEKRGCEYFAAHIHALKAAPQTPENVKIRETIERILPEEAGHVRWGTRRLAEIARRSPASRQKVEQAKRKYAAIEQTAFESGMDITLGAELRRVNKLVEIANTLPIWERPAYLMERLPATLLAPELQKTRLTAAQKAWQRDPNAFMNTFVPMFFEGIQKRPVATDA from the coding sequence ATGACCGTTACTTACCCCAAAAAATTCCTCAACACCCTCAGCGCCCGCGATGTCATGCAGCGAGTGGTGATGGATCAGGAAGTTCACTACATCACCCTCAACCGCTATCGCTACAACGAGCAGCGCAGTTGTAAGGATCTCACCGATGTCATTGAAAGCCTGAATGGCCATGCCCCTGACTTGATCAAAGACCTTTCTCGCCATGTGCTGGAGGAATCGCGCCACGCCCTATGGCTGACTGAACTGCTGATTGACCTAGGGGCTGAGGTCAACACGCCCCCAGGGATGTCCTATATTGATGAGTTTGAGCGGCTGATCGACCAAGAGAGCTTTAAGGGCGAGCATCAGCTTGAAGACGCCATCATTGCGGCCTTGGTGGCGATTAATGTCACCGAAAAGCGGGGCTGCGAGTACTTTGCAGCCCACATTCACGCCCTAAAGGCTGCGCCCCAAACCCCTGAGAACGTCAAAATCCGTGAAACCATCGAGCGGATTTTGCCAGAGGAAGCGGGCCACGTGCGCTGGGGCACCCGCCGTTTGGCTGAAATTGCCCGCCGTAGCCCTGCCAGTCGCCAAAAGGTGGAGCAAGCCAAGCGCAAATATGCCGCCATCGAGCAAACCGCCTTTGAGTCTGGCATGGACATCACCCTAGGGGCCGAACTGCGCCGCGTAAACAAGCTGGTGGAGATTGCGAACACCCTGCCCATCTGGGAGCGTCCGGCCTACCTGATGGAGCGTTTGCCCGCCACGCTGTTGGCCCCAGAACTCCAAAAAACCCGTCTCACGGCGGCTCAAAAGGCTTGGCAGCGCGATCCCAACGCTTTCATGAACACCTTTGTGCCCATGTTCTTTGAGGGCATCCAGAAGCGCCCCGTGGCCACCGATGCTTAG
- the psaA gene encoding photosystem I core protein PsaA: protein MTISPPEPGQKVRVVVDKDPVATSFERWAKPGHFDRTLAKGPKTTTWIWNLHADAHDFDSHTSDLEDISRKIFSAHFGHLAVIFIWLSGMYFHGAKFSNYEAWLTNPTGIKPSAQVVWPIFGQEILNADVGGGFHGIQITSGLFQMWRANGITNSFQLYCTAIGALVMAGLMLFAGWFHYHKAAPKLEWFQNVESMMNHHLAGLLGLGCLGYAGQQIHVSLPVNACMDAIDAGKPLTIGGQVIDTVAKIPLPHEWILNKSLMVDLYPSFAEGLKPFFTLNWGVYADFLTFKGGLNPQTGGLWLTDTAHHHLALAVLFIVAGHFYRTNWGIGHSFKEVLEAHKGPFTGEGHKGMYEIFTTSWHCQLAWNLAWVGSLSIIVAHHMYAMPPYPYIATDYATQLSLFTHHMWIGGFLIVGAGAHAAIFMVRDYDPATHVNNLLDRVLRHRDAIISHLNWVCIFLGFHSFGLYIHNDTMRALGRPQDMFSDTAINLQPVFAQWIQGVHAAAAGNTAPNVLAGVSPVFNGDVLAVGGKVAMAALPLGTADFMVHHIHAFTIHVTVLILLKGVLYARSSRLVPDKGELGFRFPCDGPGRGGTCQVSGWDHVFLGLFWMYNSLSIVIFHFSWKMQSDVWGTVSPDGSVSHITGGNFAQSAITINGWLRDFLWAQASQVIGSYGSSLSAYGLMFLGAHFVWAFSLMFLFSGRGYWQELIESIVWAHNKLKVAPAIQPRALSITQGRAVGVAHYLLGGIATTWAFFLARIIAVG from the coding sequence ATGACCATAAGTCCCCCTGAACCGGGACAGAAAGTCAGGGTCGTGGTTGATAAGGATCCGGTGGCCACCTCGTTTGAGCGGTGGGCTAAGCCGGGACATTTCGACCGCACATTGGCCAAAGGCCCCAAAACCACCACCTGGATTTGGAACCTGCACGCCGATGCCCACGACTTTGACAGTCACACCAGTGATCTTGAAGATATTTCGCGGAAGATCTTCAGCGCCCACTTTGGCCACCTCGCCGTCATCTTTATCTGGCTGAGTGGCATGTACTTCCACGGGGCCAAGTTTTCTAACTATGAAGCTTGGCTCACCAACCCCACCGGGATTAAGCCCAGCGCCCAGGTGGTCTGGCCGATCTTTGGCCAAGAAATTCTCAATGCCGATGTGGGCGGTGGCTTCCACGGCATCCAAATCACCTCTGGCCTGTTCCAGATGTGGCGGGCCAACGGCATCACCAACAGCTTCCAGCTCTACTGCACCGCCATTGGTGCCCTGGTAATGGCTGGGCTAATGCTGTTTGCCGGCTGGTTCCACTACCACAAGGCCGCTCCCAAGCTGGAGTGGTTCCAAAACGTGGAATCGATGATGAACCACCACCTGGCGGGGCTGCTGGGCCTGGGCTGTTTGGGCTATGCGGGTCAGCAGATCCATGTGTCTCTGCCTGTCAACGCCTGTATGGACGCCATTGATGCCGGGAAGCCCCTGACCATCGGCGGCCAGGTCATCGACACCGTGGCCAAGATTCCCCTCCCCCACGAGTGGATCCTGAACAAGAGCCTGATGGTAGACCTGTACCCCAGCTTTGCTGAGGGGCTAAAGCCCTTCTTTACGCTGAACTGGGGGGTCTATGCCGATTTCCTCACCTTCAAGGGTGGGCTGAACCCCCAAACGGGCGGGCTGTGGCTGACGGATACGGCTCACCACCACCTGGCTTTGGCGGTGCTGTTCATCGTCGCGGGTCACTTCTACCGCACCAACTGGGGCATTGGCCACAGCTTTAAGGAAGTGCTGGAGGCGCATAAGGGACCCTTCACCGGGGAAGGCCACAAGGGCATGTACGAGATCTTCACCACCTCCTGGCACTGCCAGTTGGCCTGGAACCTGGCCTGGGTGGGGTCTCTGTCCATCATCGTGGCGCACCACATGTACGCCATGCCCCCCTATCCGTACATCGCGACGGATTACGCCACCCAACTGTCGCTGTTTACCCACCACATGTGGATTGGCGGCTTCTTGATTGTGGGGGCGGGTGCCCACGCGGCCATCTTCATGGTGCGGGATTACGATCCGGCCACCCACGTCAACAACCTGCTAGATCGGGTGCTGCGTCACCGGGATGCGATTATTTCCCACCTCAACTGGGTCTGTATTTTCCTCGGCTTCCACAGCTTTGGTCTCTACATCCACAACGACACCATGCGCGCCCTGGGTCGGCCCCAGGATATGTTCTCCGATACGGCGATTAACCTCCAGCCCGTGTTTGCCCAGTGGATCCAAGGGGTTCACGCGGCAGCGGCGGGTAACACCGCTCCCAACGTCCTGGCCGGGGTCAGCCCCGTGTTCAATGGCGATGTGCTGGCGGTGGGCGGCAAAGTGGCCATGGCGGCGCTGCCCCTGGGGACGGCGGACTTCATGGTGCACCACATCCATGCCTTCACCATCCACGTGACGGTGCTGATTCTGCTGAAGGGCGTGCTCTATGCCCGCAGCTCTCGTCTGGTGCCCGACAAAGGTGAACTGGGTTTCCGGTTCCCCTGCGATGGCCCCGGTCGGGGTGGCACCTGCCAGGTGTCCGGCTGGGATCACGTCTTCCTCGGCCTGTTCTGGATGTACAACTCCCTGTCCATCGTGATTTTCCACTTTAGCTGGAAGATGCAGTCCGATGTGTGGGGCACGGTGTCGCCCGATGGCTCGGTATCCCACATTACCGGGGGCAACTTTGCCCAAAGCGCCATCACTATCAACGGCTGGCTGCGCGACTTCCTCTGGGCACAGGCTTCCCAGGTGATTGGTTCCTACGGGTCTTCCCTGTCGGCCTATGGCCTGATGTTCCTCGGTGCCCACTTTGTTTGGGCCTTCAGCCTCATGTTCCTGTTCAGTGGTCGCGGCTACTGGCAAGAGCTGATCGAGTCCATCGTCTGGGCGCACAACAAGCTGAAGGTGGCCCCAGCCATCCAGCCCCGTGCCCTCAGCATCACCCAAGGTCGGGCTGTGGGTGTGGCCCACTACCTCCTCGGAGGCATTGCCACTACCTGGGCCTTTTTCCTGGCTCGAATTATTGCGGTGGGCTAG
- the psaB gene encoding photosystem I core protein PsaB → MATKFPKFSQDLAADPTTRRIWYGIATAHDFESHDGMTEENLYQKIFASHFGHLAIIFLWTSGNLFHVAWQGNFEQWVKDPLGVKPIAHAIWDPQFGQPAVDAFTQAGASYPVNISFSGVYHWWYTIGMRTNGDLYSGAMFLLVLAAVMLFAGWLHLQPKFRPSLAWFKNAESRLNHHLAGLFGVSSLAWAGHLIHVAIPEARGQHVGWDNFLQVKPHPAGLAPFFTGQWGVYAQNPDTPGHIFGTATGSGDAILTFLGGFHPQTEALWLTDIAHHHLAIAVLFIVAGHMYRTNFGIGHDMKTIMEAHNPPPGTPFGGMIGAGHRGMYDTYNNSLHFQLGWHLACLGVVTSLVAQHMYSLPSYAFIAKDYTTQAALYTHHQYIAGFLMVGAFAHGAIFLVRDYDPKANENNVLARMLEHKEALISHLSWVSLFLGFHTLGLYVHNDVVVAFGTPEKQILVEPVFAQWVQASSGKLLYGFNTLLSNPDSIATTAWPNFGNVWLPGWMDAINSGTNSLFLNIGPGDFLVHHAIALGLHTTTLILVKGALDARGSKLMPDKKDFGYSFPCDGPGRGGTCDISAWDSFYLAMFWMLNTIGWTTFYWHWKHLTFWSGNVAQFNENSTYLMGWFRDYLWLNSSQLINGYNPYGMNNLAVWAWMFLFGHLVWATGFMFLISWRGYWQELIETIVWAHERTPLANLVRWKDKPVALSIVQARVVGLAHFTVGYIVTYAAFLIASTSSRFG, encoded by the coding sequence ATGGCAACTAAATTCCCTAAATTTAGCCAGGACTTGGCAGCCGATCCGACCACACGGCGGATCTGGTACGGGATTGCCACCGCCCACGACTTTGAAAGCCACGACGGCATGACGGAGGAGAATCTTTACCAAAAGATCTTCGCCTCCCACTTCGGCCACCTGGCAATCATCTTCCTGTGGACTTCGGGTAACCTGTTCCATGTCGCCTGGCAAGGCAACTTTGAACAATGGGTGAAAGACCCCCTCGGCGTGAAACCCATCGCCCACGCGATTTGGGATCCGCAATTTGGCCAACCGGCTGTGGATGCCTTCACCCAGGCCGGGGCCAGCTATCCGGTTAACATTTCCTTCTCCGGTGTCTATCACTGGTGGTACACCATCGGCATGCGCACCAACGGCGACCTCTACAGCGGGGCTATGTTCCTGCTGGTGCTGGCGGCGGTGATGCTGTTTGCAGGCTGGCTGCACCTTCAGCCCAAGTTTCGGCCCAGCTTGGCCTGGTTCAAAAATGCGGAATCCCGCCTGAACCACCACCTGGCCGGTCTGTTTGGGGTAAGCTCCCTGGCTTGGGCTGGGCACCTGATCCACGTTGCCATCCCCGAAGCTCGGGGTCAGCATGTGGGTTGGGATAACTTCCTGCAAGTGAAGCCGCACCCGGCAGGTCTTGCGCCCTTCTTCACCGGGCAGTGGGGGGTCTATGCCCAGAACCCCGATACCCCTGGCCATATCTTTGGCACGGCGACGGGTTCCGGCGATGCCATTCTCACCTTCCTGGGTGGGTTCCATCCCCAAACCGAGGCTCTGTGGCTGACGGACATTGCCCACCACCACCTCGCCATTGCGGTGCTGTTCATCGTCGCAGGCCACATGTACCGCACCAACTTCGGTATTGGCCACGACATGAAGACCATCATGGAAGCCCACAATCCCCCGCCGGGAACCCCCTTTGGCGGCATGATTGGGGCGGGCCACCGGGGCATGTACGACACCTACAACAACTCGCTGCACTTCCAACTGGGCTGGCACCTGGCCTGTCTGGGTGTGGTGACGTCCCTGGTGGCGCAACACATGTACTCGCTGCCCTCCTACGCCTTCATCGCCAAGGACTACACGACCCAGGCCGCCCTCTACACCCATCACCAGTACATCGCTGGCTTCTTGATGGTGGGGGCCTTTGCCCACGGCGCGATTTTCCTGGTGCGGGATTACGATCCTAAGGCCAATGAAAACAACGTGCTGGCGCGGATGCTGGAGCACAAGGAAGCGCTGATTTCCCACCTAAGCTGGGTGTCGCTGTTCCTGGGCTTCCACACCCTGGGTCTGTACGTTCACAACGATGTGGTAGTGGCCTTTGGCACCCCCGAAAAGCAAATTCTGGTGGAACCTGTCTTCGCCCAATGGGTGCAAGCCTCCTCCGGCAAACTGCTCTACGGGTTCAACACCCTGTTGTCGAACCCCGACAGCATTGCTACCACCGCTTGGCCCAACTTCGGCAACGTGTGGCTACCGGGCTGGATGGATGCCATCAACAGCGGCACCAACTCCCTATTCCTCAACATTGGCCCTGGGGACTTCCTGGTGCACCACGCCATCGCCCTCGGTCTGCACACCACCACCCTGATTCTGGTCAAGGGTGCCCTGGATGCCCGTGGTTCCAAGCTGATGCCCGACAAGAAGGACTTCGGCTACAGCTTCCCCTGCGACGGCCCTGGCCGTGGCGGCACCTGCGACATCTCCGCCTGGGATTCCTTCTACCTGGCGATGTTCTGGATGCTGAACACCATCGGCTGGACGACCTTCTACTGGCACTGGAAACACCTCACCTTCTGGAGCGGCAACGTCGCCCAGTTCAACGAAAACTCCACCTACCTGATGGGCTGGTTCCGCGATTATCTGTGGCTGAATAGCTCTCAGCTCATCAACGGCTACAACCCCTACGGCATGAACAACCTCGCCGTCTGGGCCTGGATGTTCCTGTTCGGCCACCTGGTCTGGGCGACGGGCTTCATGTTCCTGATCTCCTGGCGGGGCTATTGGCAGGAGTTGATCGAAACCATCGTGTGGGCCCACGAGCGCACGCCTCTGGCGAACCTGGTTCGCTGGAAGGATAAGCCCGTGGCCCTGTCCATCGTGCAGGCTCGCGTGGTTGGTCTAGCGCACTTTACCGTGGGCTACATCGTTACCTACGCCGCCTTCCTGATCGCCTCCACCTCCAGCCGCTTCGGCTAG
- the hisS gene encoding histidine--tRNA ligase, translated as MESIQSLPGTEDILPLPQRVGQDLKVADIHTWQWVEATARELFQRAVYQEIRTPTFEQTALFERGIGEATDVVGKEMYTFLDKGDRSCTLRPEGTAGVVRAYIQHSLQAQGGVQRLWYCGPMFRYERPQKGRQRQFHQIGVEVLGSADPRADVEVILLATDLLQRLGLKNLTFNLNSVGDRDDRQRYREALVNYLTPFKADLDADSQDRLSRNPLRILDSKDEKTQAIAADAPSILDYLGENSKRHFDRVLAQLSDLGIEFVLNPRLVRGLDYYTHTAFEIQSSDLGAQATVCGGGRYDGLVQELGGPVTPAVGWAIGLERLTLLLAQLQTVSAPSPDLYVVSRGETAEANALKLAQALRNHGLAVDLDLSGSAFGKQFKRADRSGAAACLILGDDEAAQGTVQIKWLKSGEQSSLAQADLLADVDTLRQQLKATVAL; from the coding sequence ATGGAGTCGATTCAATCCCTGCCCGGAACGGAAGACATTTTGCCCCTGCCCCAGCGGGTGGGCCAAGACCTGAAGGTGGCCGACATCCACACCTGGCAATGGGTGGAGGCGACGGCGCGGGAGTTGTTCCAGCGGGCGGTGTACCAAGAAATTCGCACCCCCACCTTCGAGCAAACCGCCCTGTTTGAGCGCGGCATCGGCGAAGCCACCGACGTGGTGGGCAAGGAAATGTACACCTTTTTGGACAAGGGGGATCGCTCCTGCACCCTGCGTCCCGAAGGTACAGCCGGGGTGGTGCGGGCCTACATTCAGCACAGCCTCCAGGCCCAGGGCGGGGTACAACGGCTATGGTATTGCGGCCCCATGTTCCGCTACGAACGACCCCAAAAAGGTCGTCAGCGCCAGTTTCACCAAATTGGCGTGGAGGTGTTGGGCAGCGCCGACCCCAGGGCCGATGTGGAGGTGATTCTCCTCGCCACCGACCTGCTGCAACGGCTGGGCCTAAAAAATCTCACCTTTAACCTCAATTCCGTCGGCGACCGGGACGACCGCCAACGCTACCGGGAAGCCCTGGTCAACTACCTCACCCCCTTCAAGGCCGACCTGGATGCCGATTCTCAGGATCGCCTCAGCCGCAATCCCCTACGCATCCTCGACAGCAAGGACGAAAAAACCCAGGCCATCGCCGCCGATGCTCCCAGCATTTTGGACTACCTGGGCGAAAACTCCAAACGCCACTTTGACCGGGTGCTGGCCCAACTCAGCGACCTCGGCATTGAGTTTGTGCTAAATCCTCGCCTGGTGCGCGGCCTGGATTACTACACCCACACCGCCTTTGAAATTCAGTCCAGCGACCTCGGTGCCCAGGCCACGGTCTGCGGCGGCGGTCGCTACGACGGCCTAGTGCAGGAACTGGGTGGCCCCGTCACCCCGGCGGTGGGTTGGGCCATTGGTCTAGAACGCCTCACTCTGCTGCTGGCCCAACTGCAAACCGTCTCCGCCCCCAGCCCCGACCTCTACGTGGTCTCCCGTGGGGAAACCGCCGAAGCCAACGCCCTCAAACTGGCCCAAGCCCTACGCAATCATGGCCTAGCGGTGGATCTCGACCTCAGTGGTTCCGCCTTTGGCAAACAGTTCAAACGGGCCGACCGCAGCGGTGCCGCCGCCTGCCTCATCCTCGGCGATGACGAAGCCGCCCAGGGCACGGTGCAGATCAAGTGGCTGAAATCTGGCGAACAAAGCAGCCTTGCTCAGGCCGATCTGCTGGCCGATGTAGATACGCTGCGTCAACAACTCAAGGCAACGGTAGCTCTCTAG